Below is a window of Planctomycetia bacterium DNA.
GCCGCTCGATCTGCAAAAGTGCATTGAAGCGGCCACGAATTGCGCCTGCTTCAATTTTCGTAAGGCGTCGCGCGCGGTGACGCAATTGTTCGATGAGGCCCTGCAGCCCACGGGTTTGCGTTCCACGCAGTTGGTAATTCTGATCGCGGCGGCCGTCTTCGAAGGCGTGTCCGTCTCGCGTTTGGCGAAGGAGCTGGTCATGGATCGCTCCACGCTGACCCGCAATCTGAGGCCGCTCGAAAGGCGCGGATTGATCCTGCTCGAGTCCGGCAAGGATGAACGCACGCGACTCGTGCGACTGACTCCGGCCGGCCAGTCCGACCTGGCGGCCGCGCTCCCGGTCTGGGAGCAGGCGCAGTTGCAGTTCCAGGCAAAGCTCGGTGATGAGCGCTGGAAACAACTGCTGGCCAGCCTGGGAGCCACGGTCGAAGTGGCTCACGATTCGCGCTGACTCCCCGCGCCGCGCCGAAAGCCGTCCTGGAAATGCGTTCTCAAAAAATGTTTGACAGCGCATAGTCGTGCATATACAACAGGTGACGTTCGGTCACGCTCTTGGGCTGCGAAGGCCGATCGCATTGATTTTCTTGCGGTCACAACTTTCTCAGAGGAGCGGAGACCATGCGTCAAGCGGTTGTCCCTGCGCTATGGCTGGCGCTCGGTGCGCCCC
It encodes the following:
- a CDS encoding MarR family winged helix-turn-helix transcriptional regulator, with the protein product MSQCSPPLDLQKCIEAATNCACFNFRKASRAVTQLFDEALQPTGLRSTQLVILIAAAVFEGVSVSRLAKELVMDRSTLTRNLRPLERRGLILLESGKDERTRLVRLTPAGQSDLAAALPVWEQAQLQFQAKLGDERWKQLLASLGATVEVAHDSR